A single window of Buchnera aphidicola (Aphis nasturtii) DNA harbors:
- a CDS encoding Mur ligase domain-containing protein: MNTINIKTHNFFKKKSFNNIHFIGIGGSGMNGIALILLQLGYKISGSDILKTEITKKLIKLGAIVYFNHSKKNIKNIDLIVISSSISLNNEEIIEGKKKKFLYY, encoded by the coding sequence ATGAATACAATAAATATAAAAACACATAATTTCTTTAAAAAAAAATCATTTAATAATATTCATTTCATAGGTATTGGAGGTTCTGGAATGAATGGAATTGCTTTGATTTTATTACAATTAGGATATAAAATTAGTGGTTCAGATATATTGAAAACTGAAATTACAAAAAAATTAATAAAATTAGGAGCAATTGTTTATTTTAATCATTCTAAAAAAAATATTAAAAATATTGATTTAATTGTTATATCTAGTTCTATTTCACTAAATAATGAAGAAATTATAGAAGGAAAAAAAAAAAAATTCCTATATTATTAA